A single window of Modestobacter italicus DNA harbors:
- the rplJ gene encoding 50S ribosomal protein L10: MPTQAKAAVIEEITERFNNSSAAVLTEYRGLTVAQLTQLRRSLGAGSSYAVVKNTLTKRAADSVGHTDLAPLLTGPTAIAFIEGDPVEAAKAIRDFSRANPLLVIKGGVVEGRTVDAAEVSRLADVEPREVLLAKLAGAMKGNLTKAAGLFQAPLSQVARLAAALQEKKESAEGASAPAADDTAAADTTPDTTDAAADSAASTD; encoded by the coding sequence ATGCCCACGCAGGCGAAGGCCGCGGTGATCGAGGAGATCACCGAGCGGTTCAACAACTCCAGCGCGGCCGTGCTCACCGAGTACCGCGGGCTGACCGTGGCGCAGCTGACCCAGCTGCGCCGTTCCCTCGGTGCGGGCAGCAGCTACGCCGTCGTCAAGAACACCCTGACGAAGCGGGCCGCGGACTCGGTCGGCCACACCGACCTGGCTCCGCTGCTCACCGGCCCCACCGCGATCGCCTTCATCGAGGGCGACCCGGTCGAGGCCGCGAAGGCCATCCGCGACTTCAGCCGCGCCAACCCCCTGCTCGTCATCAAGGGTGGCGTGGTCGAGGGCCGCACGGTCGACGCAGCCGAGGTCTCGCGCCTCGCCGACGTCGAGCCCCGTGAGGTCCTGCTGGCCAAGCTGGCCGGCGCGATGAAGGGCAACCTCACCAAGGCCGCCGGGCTGTTCCAGGCCCCGCTGTCGCAGGTCGCCCGGCTGGCCGCCGCGCTGCAGGAGAAGAAGGAGTCCGCCGAGGGCGCCTCCGCTCCCGCCGCCGACGACACCGCTGCTGCTGACACCACCCCCGACACCACCGATGCTGCCGCGGACTCCGCGGCCAGCACCGACTGA
- a CDS encoding pyridoxal phosphate-dependent aminotransferase — protein MTTAPVPDPAVPVPPPVRPAERRVSRRVAAITPSATLAVDARAKALRAAGTPVIGFAAGEPDFPSPPHVVAAAVAAAQDPANHRYSPAGGLPALKEAIVAKTLRDSGLQARPADVLVTNGGKQAVQEALATMLDPGDEVLLPTPYWTTYPEAIRLAGGVPVPVVADEASGYLVSVGQLEAARTARTRLLLFCSPANPTGAVHPPEEVTEIGRWALDAGLWVLTDEIYEHLVYGGATAPSMPALVPELQSRCVVVNGVAKTYAMTGWRVGWLLGPADVVAAATALQSHSTSNVANVSQLAAVAALTGDQSAVATMRAAFDRRRQTMVAMLREIPGVACPEPQGAFYAYPSVKALLGRPIAGRTVHTSVELAELLLEEAQVAVVAGEAFGTPGYLRLSYSLGDDDLVEGVSRMQRLLGSAG, from the coding sequence ATGACCACCGCTCCCGTGCCCGACCCCGCGGTCCCGGTCCCGCCCCCGGTCCGGCCGGCCGAGCGCCGGGTCTCCCGGCGGGTCGCTGCGATCACCCCGTCGGCGACGCTGGCCGTCGACGCCCGCGCCAAGGCGCTGCGCGCCGCCGGAACCCCGGTGATCGGCTTCGCCGCAGGTGAGCCCGACTTCCCCTCGCCGCCGCACGTGGTCGCCGCCGCGGTGGCCGCGGCCCAGGACCCGGCCAACCACCGGTACTCCCCGGCGGGCGGGCTGCCCGCGCTCAAGGAGGCGATCGTCGCCAAGACGCTGCGCGACTCCGGCCTGCAGGCCCGCCCGGCCGACGTGCTGGTCACCAACGGCGGCAAGCAGGCGGTGCAGGAGGCGCTGGCCACGATGCTCGACCCCGGCGACGAGGTGCTGCTGCCGACCCCGTACTGGACCACCTACCCCGAGGCGATCCGGCTGGCCGGCGGCGTGCCGGTGCCCGTGGTCGCCGACGAGGCCAGCGGCTACCTGGTGTCGGTGGGCCAGCTGGAGGCCGCCCGCACGGCGCGCACCCGGCTGCTGCTGTTCTGCTCCCCGGCCAACCCGACCGGGGCGGTGCACCCGCCGGAGGAGGTCACCGAGATCGGGCGCTGGGCCCTGGACGCCGGGCTGTGGGTGCTCACCGACGAGATCTACGAGCACCTGGTCTACGGCGGGGCCACCGCACCGTCGATGCCGGCGCTGGTGCCCGAGCTGCAGTCCCGCTGCGTCGTCGTCAACGGCGTCGCCAAGACCTACGCCATGACCGGCTGGCGGGTGGGCTGGCTGCTCGGCCCCGCCGACGTGGTCGCGGCCGCCACCGCGCTGCAGTCGCACTCCACCTCGAACGTCGCGAACGTCTCGCAGCTGGCCGCCGTCGCGGCGCTGACCGGTGACCAGTCCGCCGTCGCGACGATGCGCGCCGCCTTCGACCGCCGCCGGCAGACGATGGTCGCCATGCTCCGCGAGATCCCGGGGGTCGCCTGCCCCGAACCGCAGGGCGCCTTCTACGCCTACCCGTCGGTGAAGGCGCTGCTCGGCCGGCCGATAGCCGGGCGCACCGTGCACACCAGCGTCGAGCTCGCCGAGCTGCTGCTGGAGGAGGCCCAGGTCGCCGTCGTCGCCGGGGAGGCGTTCGGGACCCCCGGCTACCTGCGGCTGTCCTACTCCCTCGGCGACGACGACCTGGTCGAGGGCGTCTCCCGGATGCAGCGGCTGCTCGGCTCCGCCGGCTGA
- the rplA gene encoding 50S ribosomal protein L1: MAKHGKNYRKVAELVDDSTLYSPLQAAGLAKQTSTTKYDATVEVAIRLGVDPRKADQMVRGTVNLPHGTGKTARVIVFATGDKAAQAEAAGADVVGSDDLIERIQGGFLDFDAAIATPDQMAKVGRIARILGPRGLMPNPKTGTVTPDVTKAVNDIKGGKINFRVDKQANLHLVIGKTSFDEAKLVENYAAALDEVLRAKPSAAKGRYVKKVTVSTTMGPGIPVDPNRTRNLLVDEPSV; the protein is encoded by the coding sequence ATGGCCAAGCACGGCAAGAACTACCGCAAGGTCGCCGAGCTCGTCGACGACAGCACGCTCTACAGCCCGCTGCAGGCCGCCGGCCTCGCCAAGCAGACCTCGACCACGAAGTACGACGCCACCGTCGAGGTCGCGATCCGCCTCGGGGTCGACCCCCGCAAGGCCGACCAGATGGTCCGCGGCACGGTCAACCTGCCGCACGGCACCGGCAAGACCGCCCGCGTCATCGTCTTCGCCACCGGCGACAAGGCCGCCCAGGCCGAGGCCGCCGGCGCCGACGTCGTGGGCTCCGACGACCTGATCGAGCGGATCCAGGGCGGCTTCCTCGACTTCGACGCCGCCATCGCGACGCCGGACCAGATGGCCAAGGTCGGCCGGATCGCCCGCATCCTCGGCCCCCGCGGCCTGATGCCGAACCCGAAGACCGGCACCGTGACCCCCGACGTCACCAAGGCCGTCAACGACATCAAGGGCGGGAAGATCAACTTCCGCGTCGACAAGCAGGCCAACCTGCACCTGGTGATCGGCAAGACCTCCTTCGACGAGGCCAAGCTGGTGGAGAACTACGCCGCCGCGCTCGACGAGGTGCTCCGCGCCAAGCCGTCGGCCGCCAAGGGCCGCTACGTCAAGAAGGTCACCGTCTCGACCACCATGGGCCCGGGCATCCCGGTCGACCCGAACCGCACCCGCAACCTGCTGGTGGACGAGCCCTCCGTCTGA
- the secE gene encoding preprotein translocase subunit SecE, translating to MSEEKDGEPTDGARADDELTAEQIDAETPGVEDAAELEAAEAELADEAESDEDKVVATPTRRRQRSTSSRPAGRSTGATRAGDGTRSRADAERARAAELRDKRSIGRFLREVVAELRKVIWPGRKELITYTTVVIVFVAVMVALVAGLDILFAQGVLAVFG from the coding sequence GTGAGCGAGGAGAAGGACGGCGAGCCGACCGACGGCGCCCGCGCCGACGACGAGCTGACCGCCGAGCAGATCGACGCCGAGACCCCCGGGGTCGAGGACGCCGCCGAGCTCGAGGCCGCCGAGGCCGAGCTCGCCGACGAGGCCGAGTCCGACGAGGACAAGGTCGTCGCCACGCCCACCCGGCGCCGGCAGCGCAGCACCTCCAGCCGTCCGGCCGGCCGCTCCACCGGTGCCACCCGCGCCGGCGACGGCACCCGGTCCCGGGCCGACGCCGAGCGGGCCCGCGCCGCCGAGCTGCGCGACAAGCGCAGCATCGGCCGGTTCCTCCGCGAGGTCGTCGCCGAGCTCCGCAAGGTCATCTGGCCCGGCCGCAAGGAGCTGATCACCTACACCACCGTGGTGATCGTCTTCGTCGCGGTCATGGTGGCGCTCGTCGCCGGCCTCGACATCCTCTTCGCCCAAGGTGTGCTCGCCGTCTTCGGCTGA
- the rplK gene encoding 50S ribosomal protein L11, with protein MPPRKRLTAVIKLQINAGAATPAPPVGPALGQHGVNIMEFCKAYNAATESQRGNVIPVEISVFEDRSFTFVTKTPPAARMLLKAAGVDKGSGEPHKTKVATVTRDQVREIAQTKMADLNANDLEQAEKIIAGTARSMGITVR; from the coding sequence ATGCCCCCCAGGAAGCGGTTGACCGCGGTCATCAAGCTCCAGATCAACGCCGGTGCGGCCACCCCCGCGCCGCCCGTCGGCCCGGCCCTCGGTCAGCACGGCGTGAACATCATGGAGTTCTGCAAGGCCTACAACGCTGCGACCGAGTCGCAGCGCGGCAACGTCATCCCGGTCGAGATCTCGGTCTTCGAGGACCGGTCGTTCACCTTCGTCACCAAGACGCCGCCGGCAGCGCGCATGCTGCTCAAGGCCGCCGGGGTGGACAAGGGATCGGGCGAGCCGCACAAGACCAAGGTCGCCACGGTCACCCGTGACCAGGTCCGCGAGATCGCCCAGACCAAGATGGCCGACCTCAACGCCAACGACCTCGAGCAGGCCGAGAAGATCATCGCCGGCACCGCCCGGTCGATGGGCATCACGGTCCGCTAG
- the nusG gene encoding transcription termination/antitermination protein NusG has translation MTDPREPFETDSAVEGTDLDDAAALAGTVDVETGVRETGAAEGSLETTDLTADNPMGDAPVSGNAGSSRGSVDDALVADPLAEPAPDHDPLVTETLEAAAEHDEDPAEALRSTLRSQFGDWYVIHSYAGYENKVKTNLESRITSLDMEDYIFQIEVPTEEVTEIKNGKRTQVNRKKLPGYLLVRMDLNDESWGAVRNTPGVTGFVGATSKPSPLSIDEVVNLLVPAVTEKPAAAAEAAPAASSTAVVEFEVGESVTVMDGPFATLPATINEINPEQQKLQVLVSIFGRETPVELSFTQVSKI, from the coding sequence GTGACGGACCCCCGCGAGCCCTTCGAGACCGACAGCGCGGTCGAGGGCACCGACCTCGACGACGCCGCTGCCCTGGCCGGGACGGTCGACGTCGAGACCGGTGTCCGCGAGACCGGTGCCGCCGAGGGCTCCCTCGAGACCACGGACCTGACCGCGGACAACCCGATGGGCGACGCGCCCGTCTCGGGCAACGCCGGCAGCAGCCGTGGCTCCGTCGACGACGCACTGGTCGCCGACCCGCTCGCCGAGCCGGCCCCCGACCACGACCCGCTGGTCACCGAGACCCTCGAGGCCGCCGCCGAGCACGACGAGGACCCGGCCGAGGCGCTCCGCTCGACGCTGCGCAGCCAGTTCGGCGACTGGTACGTGATCCACTCCTACGCGGGCTACGAGAACAAGGTGAAGACCAACCTCGAGTCCCGGATCACGTCGCTGGACATGGAGGACTACATCTTCCAGATCGAGGTGCCCACCGAGGAGGTCACCGAGATCAAGAACGGCAAGCGGACCCAGGTCAACCGCAAGAAGCTGCCCGGGTACCTGCTCGTCCGGATGGACCTCAACGACGAGTCCTGGGGCGCGGTGCGCAACACCCCCGGCGTCACCGGCTTCGTGGGCGCCACCTCCAAGCCCTCCCCGCTGAGCATCGACGAGGTCGTCAACCTGCTGGTGCCCGCGGTCACCGAGAAGCCCGCCGCGGCTGCCGAGGCCGCACCTGCCGCCTCCTCGACCGCGGTCGTCGAGTTCGAGGTCGGCGAGTCCGTCACCGTCATGGACGGTCCGTTCGCGACGCTGCCGGCCACCATCAACGAGATCAACCCCGAGCAGCAGAAGCTCCAGGTCCTCGTCTCCATCTTCGGCCGCGAGACGCCGGTCGAGCTGTCGTTCACCCAGGTCTCGAAGATCTGA